The segment ATTTTCAGCGTGAGGTTGACCAGATCGACACTGAGCATTCGTTACTTGCGAACCATATGAATAACTATATGACAATCATGCTCGAAAGGATGGACTAGTTTATGGACGTCACTCAAGGAAAAACTGGACATATAATTTGCGGTGTGCTTCATCCCAAAAGGTGCATTTGGAATTTACGTCGTCTATTGCCACTGAATTCACTTCTGATTCATTCATCATGATTGACATGTCTGAGGGTATCTCTACAGCCACATTCTCAAAAGGTTCATAAGCAATGACTACGTACtttttatccttcttctcaattTCCTGCAATTCCAAACCGGACACAATTCGTACCATGGGGCTCAACCTCTCTTCCGAAGCTGAGAAGTCAAGGCTCGGCGATTCGTCGACGTTATAGTCCACTCTTATTGCAACACCATGACTGTTGGTTGACTTCCCCTGGACGTTCACTACTGTACACTTCGGTATCAGTCCAGTATTTTTCAAgttttctcttctcagCATTACTTCTCGTTGAAACTCTCTGTCGCGATCATCTTGCAATTCACTTCTTTCATGATTTTCAGCCTTTCCGGTAGTATTGCCACGTCTCAGCACGTTCAAACCATGTTTCTTGCCACTCAGATGCCGTTCTACGCTGGACCAAGAAACATGCATAGTATTGCAAAGCTTACAGATAAGCTTGCCTGAGTGATTCTTGTAAATGTATGGATTCTTTCGCAACTTTTCACTTTGgccatcttcatcttggaATGTATAAGGAATCTGCTC is part of the Torulaspora globosa chromosome 7, complete sequence genome and harbors:
- the PRP11 gene encoding spliceosome assembly protein PRP11 (ancestral locus Anc_3.150), with the translated sequence MDYQNRAGSKKGAAGIASDAQANLARRKQVEELLKDGEQIPYTFQDEDGQSEKLRKNPYIYKNHSGKLICKLCNTMHVSWSSVERHLSGKKHGLNVLRRGNTTGKAENHERSELQDDRDREFQREVMLRRENLKNTGLIPKCTVVNVQGKSTNSHGVAIRVDYNVDESPSLDFSASEERLSPMVRIVSGLELQEIEKKDKKYVVIAYEPFENVAVEIPSDMSIMMNESEVNSVAIDDVNSKCTFWDEAHRKLYVQFFLE